Proteins encoded in a region of the Mercenaria mercenaria strain notata chromosome 1, MADL_Memer_1, whole genome shotgun sequence genome:
- the LOC123538154 gene encoding protein shisa-4-like, translated as MTDKMYFVVVLLGCITVVHTGEYCTKNKYGSAYPDETMYCSRSCCGDRYNRYCCASNTGVIVGIVLGVIGLVAVIVSMMVAIFCCCRMTRGQRGQVCQPADVTTTVPVYGMQTTTVSYGQVGYTNVAFPQQMQTTNMSGPADNTQKWQEPPPSYNTVVTS; from the exons ATGACggataaaatgtatttcgttgTGGTTTTACTCGGTTGTATCACAG ttgtACATACTGGGGAATATTGTACGAAGAACAAGTATGGGTCAGCCTACCCTGACGAAACAATGTACTGCTCAAGATCTTGTtgtggagatagatataacagaTACTGCTGTGCCAG TAATACAGGAGTCATCGTAGGCATTGTGCTTGGTGTAATTGGACTTGTTGCAGTGATAGTATCAATGATGGTGGCTATATTCTGTTGCTGTCGAATGACCAGAGGACAGAGGGGACAGGTGTGTCAACCAGCAGATGTTACAACAACAG tacCGGTGTATGGTATGCAGACAACCACTGTAAGTTATGGACAAGTTGGATACACAAATGTCGCGTTTCCGCAACAAATGCAGACAACAAACATGTCTGGTCCAGCAGATAATACCCAGAAATGGCAAGAGCCCCCACCTTCATACAATACTGTCGTCACAAGTTAA